One Streptomyces sp. CG4 genomic window, CGCACACCGGCACCACCGCCACCTGGGAGTACGCCGTCTGGAGCGCCCCGGTGCACCGGCTCTCCGTCCCCGCCACGGAGGTCGTCGCCTCCTGGAACGCGCACACCCCCGCCGGCACCTGGCTCCAGGTCGAACTCCAGGGCGCGTACTCCGACGGCACCCAGACCCCCTGGTACGTGATGGGCCGCTGGGCCGCCGGTGACCAGGACATCAAGCGGACCTCGGTGGACGGCCAGGCCGACGGCAAGAGCGCCGTCTCGACCGACACCCTCGCCATCGACGACGCGAGCACCGGCCTGCGCCTGACGTCGTACCGGCTGCGCCTCACCCTCTACCGCAAGCCCGGCACCCGGCTGACCCCCACCGTGTGGCGGCTCGGCGCCATGGGCTCCGACATCCCCGACCGCTTCACCGTGGCGGCCTCCACCCCCGGCCTCGCCCAGGAACTGTCCGTCCCGCGGTACTCGCAGGAGATCCACAAGGGCCAGTACCCGGAGTACGACAACGGCGGCGAGGCCTGGTGCAGCCCCACCTCTTCGCAGATGATCGTCGAGTACTGGGGCGGCCGGCTCACCCCCGAGCAGCTCGCCTGGGTGGACCCCTCCTACGCCGACCCGCAGGTCGACAACGCCGCCCGCTTCACCTACGACTACCAGTACCAGGGCTGCGGCAACTGGCCGTTCAACGCGGCCTACGCGGCCACGTTCCAGGGGCTCCAGGGCGTGGTCACCCGGCTCGCCTCGCTCACCGACCTCGAGACGCTGATCGCGGCCGGCATCCCCGCCATAACGTCCCAGTCGTTCCTGAAGACGGAGCTGACGGGCGCCGGCTACGGGACCGCCGGCCATCTGATGACC contains:
- a CDS encoding peptidase C39 family protein, translated to MSRAQQPSRRTVLAVAVAAAVAGGTAPAAAAAQRSATDAGDPAAAQARPIDYHAWTTYHEWRLGAAQGVRAVSGARPGVVIGTPAGRSDYTDPHTGTTATWEYAVWSAPVHRLSVPATEVVASWNAHTPAGTWLQVELQGAYSDGTQTPWYVMGRWAAGDQDIKRTSVDGQADGKSAVSTDTLAIDDASTGLRLTSYRLRLTLYRKPGTRLTPTVWRLGAMGSDIPDRFTVAASTPGLAQELSVPRYSQEIHKGQYPEYDNGGEAWCSPTSSQMIVEYWGGRLTPEQLAWVDPSYADPQVDNAARFTYDYQYQGCGNWPFNAAYAATFQGLQGVVTRLASLTDLETLIAAGIPAITSQSFLKTELTGAGYGTAGHLMTVIGFTADGDVIANDPASPGDDAVRRVYLRREFENIWLRTKRYNASGKVVSGTGGVCYLYFPARPSPRQRKALAAVGVR